The following are encoded together in the Coffea arabica cultivar ET-39 chromosome 1c, Coffea Arabica ET-39 HiFi, whole genome shotgun sequence genome:
- the LOC113726326 gene encoding uncharacterized protein isoform X2, whose translation MTVLNSKKILQEKNASDPNSVTNLTLTQKALSDVSCLGDFKSLERLDLGFNNLTSVEALGKCVNLKWLSVVQNKLQSLKGIEGLTKLTVLNAGKNKLKTMDDVRSLVSMRALILNDNEISSISKLDQMKELNTLVSKIGDSLVKTKSITKLSLSNCRLQTIGSSLTSCTELKELRLAHNEIKTLPVELSHNSKLQNLDVGNNLITNWSDLKVLSSLANLRNLNLQGNPISEKETLAKKIKKLLPNLQIFNARPTDKTMKKEVDGSNSYITDSNVLAGQKEDWTDNSRGQKNSKKYLLGIEEGDDQPLGNAEDRATEKGSDNKKHKRNKLLKEKLVSTKERVTSENERKKNSKLELNKDVSADGSKLPPVNPKAGKELKRKKLEREEDHGEDSIIPTKGDGKLKKKLKQNTGNIIDDGEAPFVELLTTDVAENAIGRGQKMEQKSVPGIDSAGAIVKFPKQGKKKKNLGDRAANFDLSPVAEVGLGGPSTWDD comes from the exons ATGACTGTATTGAACTCCAAGAAAATACTACAAGAAAAGAATGCTAGTGATCCCAACTCTGTAACAAATCTCACTCTCACCCAGAAAGCTCTTTCTGAT GTTTCATGCTTGggtgatttcaaaagtttggaaAGACTTGATCTTGGCTTCAATAATCTCACTTCAGTTGAG GCTTTGGGAAAATGTGTAAACTTGAAGTGGTTATCAGTGGTACAGAATAAGCTCCAGAGCTTGAAAGGTATCGAGGGGCTTACTAAACTCACT GTCTTAAATGCTGGCAAGAACAAGCTCAAAACTATGGATGATGTCAGGTCTCTTGTGAGCATGCGCGCATTGATCTTAAATG ACAATGAAATTTCTTCAATTTCCAAGCTTGATCAAATGAAGGAGCTGAACACTCTTG TAAGTAAGATTGGTGACTCTCTGGTCAAAACAAAGTCAATAACGAAG CTCTCTCTGTCTAACTGTCGGTTGCAAACCATTGGCTCCTCACTTACCTCTTGCACTGAGTTAAAAGAGCTTCGCCTTGCTCATAATGAGATCAAG ACTCTTCCAGTTGAATTGAGCCACAATTCTAAACTACAGAATCTAGATGTGGGAAACAACTTAATTACGAACTGGTCAGATCTGAAG GTGCTCTCTTCTTTGGCTAACCTCAGAAATCTGAACCTACAGGGGAACCCTATTTCTGAAAAGGAAACATTGGCTAAGAAG ATCAAGAAACTACTACCAAACTTGCAGATATTTAATGCTAGACCAACAGATAAAACCATGAAAAAGGAAGTTGATGGAAGTAACAGCTACATTACTGACAGCAATGTACTAGCAGGCCAAAAGGAGGATTGGACGGATAATTCAAGGGGACAAAAGAACTCAAAGAAGTATCTTTTAGGGATTGAAGAAGGTGATGATCAGCCTCTTGGTAATGCTGAAGATAGGGCAACAGAGAAGGGATCCGACAATAAGAAGCATAAGAGAAATAAACTATTGAAGGAGAAATTGGTAAGCACAAAGGAGAGAGTGACttcagaaaatgaaagaaagaaaaattcaaagttAGAATTGAACAAAGATGTTAGTGCTGATGGCTCAAAACTTCCTCCAGTCAATCCCAAAGCAGGGAAGGAATTGAAGCGCAAAAAACTGGAAAGGGAAGAAGACCATGGGGAAGATAGTATCATCCCGACAAAAGGTGAtggaaaattgaaaaagaagttGAAACAAAATACAGGGAACATCATTGATGATGGAGAAGCCCCATTTGTGGAATTGCTTACTACTGATGTTGCTGAAAATGCTATAGGCAGGGGTCAGAAGATGGAACAGAAGAGTGTTCCAGGCATTGATTCAGCTGGTGCCATAGTTAAATTTCCAAAACAGGgtaagaaaaagaagaatctTGGGGACCGGGCTGCCAACTTTGATTTGTCACCAGTGGCTGAAGTTGGATTAGGTGGACCATCAACTTGGGATGACTAG
- the LOC113726326 gene encoding uncharacterized protein isoform X3, with product MDDVRSLVSMRALILNDNEISSISKLDQMKELNTLVLSRNPVSKIGDSLVKTKSITKLSLSNCRLQTIGSSLTSCTELKELRLAHNEIKTLPVELSHNSKLQNLDVGNNLITNWSDLKVLSSLANLRNLNLQGNPISEKETLAKKIKKLLPNLQIFNARPTDKTMKKEVDGSNSYITDSNVLAGQKEDWTDNSRGQKNSKKYLLGIEEGDDQPLGNAEDRATEKGSDNKKHKRNKLLKEKLVSTKERVTSENERKKNSKLELNKDVSADGSKLPPVNPKAGKELKRKKLEREEDHGEDSIIPTKGDGKLKKKLKQNTGNIIDDGEAPFVELLTTDVAENAIGRGQKMEQKSVPGIDSAGAIVKFPKQGKKKKNLGDRAANFDLSPVAEVGLGGPSTWDD from the exons ATGGATGATGTCAGGTCTCTTGTGAGCATGCGCGCATTGATCTTAAATG ACAATGAAATTTCTTCAATTTCCAAGCTTGATCAAATGAAGGAGCTGAACACTCTTG TTCTGTCTAGGAATCCAGTAAGTAAGATTGGTGACTCTCTGGTCAAAACAAAGTCAATAACGAAG CTCTCTCTGTCTAACTGTCGGTTGCAAACCATTGGCTCCTCACTTACCTCTTGCACTGAGTTAAAAGAGCTTCGCCTTGCTCATAATGAGATCAAG ACTCTTCCAGTTGAATTGAGCCACAATTCTAAACTACAGAATCTAGATGTGGGAAACAACTTAATTACGAACTGGTCAGATCTGAAG GTGCTCTCTTCTTTGGCTAACCTCAGAAATCTGAACCTACAGGGGAACCCTATTTCTGAAAAGGAAACATTGGCTAAGAAG ATCAAGAAACTACTACCAAACTTGCAGATATTTAATGCTAGACCAACAGATAAAACCATGAAAAAGGAAGTTGATGGAAGTAACAGCTACATTACTGACAGCAATGTACTAGCAGGCCAAAAGGAGGATTGGACGGATAATTCAAGGGGACAAAAGAACTCAAAGAAGTATCTTTTAGGGATTGAAGAAGGTGATGATCAGCCTCTTGGTAATGCTGAAGATAGGGCAACAGAGAAGGGATCCGACAATAAGAAGCATAAGAGAAATAAACTATTGAAGGAGAAATTGGTAAGCACAAAGGAGAGAGTGACttcagaaaatgaaagaaagaaaaattcaaagttAGAATTGAACAAAGATGTTAGTGCTGATGGCTCAAAACTTCCTCCAGTCAATCCCAAAGCAGGGAAGGAATTGAAGCGCAAAAAACTGGAAAGGGAAGAAGACCATGGGGAAGATAGTATCATCCCGACAAAAGGTGAtggaaaattgaaaaagaagttGAAACAAAATACAGGGAACATCATTGATGATGGAGAAGCCCCATTTGTGGAATTGCTTACTACTGATGTTGCTGAAAATGCTATAGGCAGGGGTCAGAAGATGGAACAGAAGAGTGTTCCAGGCATTGATTCAGCTGGTGCCATAGTTAAATTTCCAAAACAGGgtaagaaaaagaagaatctTGGGGACCGGGCTGCCAACTTTGATTTGTCACCAGTGGCTGAAGTTGGATTAGGTGGACCATCAACTTGGGATGACTAG
- the LOC113726326 gene encoding uncharacterized protein isoform X1 has translation MTVLNSKKILQEKNASDPNSVTNLTLTQKALSDVSCLGDFKSLERLDLGFNNLTSVEALGKCVNLKWLSVVQNKLQSLKGIEGLTKLTVLNAGKNKLKTMDDVRSLVSMRALILNDNEISSISKLDQMKELNTLVLSRNPVSKIGDSLVKTKSITKLSLSNCRLQTIGSSLTSCTELKELRLAHNEIKTLPVELSHNSKLQNLDVGNNLITNWSDLKVLSSLANLRNLNLQGNPISEKETLAKKIKKLLPNLQIFNARPTDKTMKKEVDGSNSYITDSNVLAGQKEDWTDNSRGQKNSKKYLLGIEEGDDQPLGNAEDRATEKGSDNKKHKRNKLLKEKLVSTKERVTSENERKKNSKLELNKDVSADGSKLPPVNPKAGKELKRKKLEREEDHGEDSIIPTKGDGKLKKKLKQNTGNIIDDGEAPFVELLTTDVAENAIGRGQKMEQKSVPGIDSAGAIVKFPKQGKKKKNLGDRAANFDLSPVAEVGLGGPSTWDD, from the exons ATGACTGTATTGAACTCCAAGAAAATACTACAAGAAAAGAATGCTAGTGATCCCAACTCTGTAACAAATCTCACTCTCACCCAGAAAGCTCTTTCTGAT GTTTCATGCTTGggtgatttcaaaagtttggaaAGACTTGATCTTGGCTTCAATAATCTCACTTCAGTTGAG GCTTTGGGAAAATGTGTAAACTTGAAGTGGTTATCAGTGGTACAGAATAAGCTCCAGAGCTTGAAAGGTATCGAGGGGCTTACTAAACTCACT GTCTTAAATGCTGGCAAGAACAAGCTCAAAACTATGGATGATGTCAGGTCTCTTGTGAGCATGCGCGCATTGATCTTAAATG ACAATGAAATTTCTTCAATTTCCAAGCTTGATCAAATGAAGGAGCTGAACACTCTTG TTCTGTCTAGGAATCCAGTAAGTAAGATTGGTGACTCTCTGGTCAAAACAAAGTCAATAACGAAG CTCTCTCTGTCTAACTGTCGGTTGCAAACCATTGGCTCCTCACTTACCTCTTGCACTGAGTTAAAAGAGCTTCGCCTTGCTCATAATGAGATCAAG ACTCTTCCAGTTGAATTGAGCCACAATTCTAAACTACAGAATCTAGATGTGGGAAACAACTTAATTACGAACTGGTCAGATCTGAAG GTGCTCTCTTCTTTGGCTAACCTCAGAAATCTGAACCTACAGGGGAACCCTATTTCTGAAAAGGAAACATTGGCTAAGAAG ATCAAGAAACTACTACCAAACTTGCAGATATTTAATGCTAGACCAACAGATAAAACCATGAAAAAGGAAGTTGATGGAAGTAACAGCTACATTACTGACAGCAATGTACTAGCAGGCCAAAAGGAGGATTGGACGGATAATTCAAGGGGACAAAAGAACTCAAAGAAGTATCTTTTAGGGATTGAAGAAGGTGATGATCAGCCTCTTGGTAATGCTGAAGATAGGGCAACAGAGAAGGGATCCGACAATAAGAAGCATAAGAGAAATAAACTATTGAAGGAGAAATTGGTAAGCACAAAGGAGAGAGTGACttcagaaaatgaaagaaagaaaaattcaaagttAGAATTGAACAAAGATGTTAGTGCTGATGGCTCAAAACTTCCTCCAGTCAATCCCAAAGCAGGGAAGGAATTGAAGCGCAAAAAACTGGAAAGGGAAGAAGACCATGGGGAAGATAGTATCATCCCGACAAAAGGTGAtggaaaattgaaaaagaagttGAAACAAAATACAGGGAACATCATTGATGATGGAGAAGCCCCATTTGTGGAATTGCTTACTACTGATGTTGCTGAAAATGCTATAGGCAGGGGTCAGAAGATGGAACAGAAGAGTGTTCCAGGCATTGATTCAGCTGGTGCCATAGTTAAATTTCCAAAACAGGgtaagaaaaagaagaatctTGGGGACCGGGCTGCCAACTTTGATTTGTCACCAGTGGCTGAAGTTGGATTAGGTGGACCATCAACTTGGGATGACTAG